In one Pseudomonas sp. SG20056 genomic region, the following are encoded:
- a CDS encoding DUF262 domain-containing HNH endonuclease family protein: MLDASQLRIEAAHKKVAEAFSKEYAFTIPAYQRPYAWEKTQAEELLADLKDAMAQDSAAGGFYFLGSIVLVKAHGSPASRVVDGQQRLTTLTILFSVIRDLTTDAEKKAQRERYIKQVANEDEGIPEALRLQLRQKDQGFFEKHIQTRGATDQLPSLDGLTDAKARIVENAKLIRDRLEAMGEEGRAELLRFLLQNCYLVVVEVPSDTAARRIFTVLNARGLDLSATDILKADLLERAGADKESFLSQRWEEIETALGRDKFSALFTHIRMIYERDKPRSALESGFPVHVPVFRDNPVGFIDAVLEPYADALMLAMDDQKLRKRFGAKGADLVRSLERLDNRDWLPPLLLCLRQSNGGADIDVPEFVFHLERLAYFLFLTRADVNARMSRYADVLDDLDPPAEPRVRLTHRERSTGLDIEQAEAAMLFDALDGNVYLVSKVVKPLLLRLEQASTDGSANYDYPVISVEHVCPQTIAPGSQWAQWFHDADDHAAWVHSLANLVLLNSRKNSAAQNYDFDKKKTKYFASGDTCAFTLTNEVRSYSQWTLTELKVRRVELFERLAKAWRLEQGLEKWWSEE; encoded by the coding sequence ATGCTTGATGCTTCGCAGCTGCGAATTGAGGCCGCACACAAGAAAGTCGCGGAAGCCTTTTCCAAAGAGTACGCCTTTACTATCCCGGCTTATCAGCGCCCTTATGCATGGGAGAAGACTCAGGCTGAGGAGTTGCTGGCGGACTTGAAGGACGCCATGGCGCAAGATTCTGCGGCGGGCGGCTTTTACTTCCTGGGTAGCATTGTTTTGGTGAAGGCACATGGAAGTCCTGCATCGCGTGTGGTCGATGGTCAGCAGCGCCTAACCACGCTGACGATCTTGTTCAGTGTCATTCGCGACCTGACGACAGACGCTGAGAAGAAAGCGCAGCGAGAGCGGTACATCAAACAGGTAGCTAATGAGGATGAAGGTATCCCAGAGGCTTTGCGTCTGCAGCTGCGGCAGAAGGACCAGGGCTTTTTTGAAAAGCACATTCAGACACGTGGAGCGACTGACCAGCTGCCGTCCTTGGATGGTCTGACAGACGCAAAGGCACGCATCGTTGAAAACGCAAAGCTCATCCGTGATCGGTTAGAGGCTATGGGTGAGGAGGGGCGCGCTGAGTTGCTGCGTTTCCTGCTGCAGAACTGTTATCTCGTGGTTGTCGAAGTTCCCTCTGATACCGCCGCGCGGCGCATCTTTACCGTTTTGAATGCTCGCGGCCTCGATCTTTCGGCCACAGATATCCTCAAAGCCGACCTGCTTGAGCGAGCAGGTGCCGATAAGGAGTCGTTTCTGTCTCAACGCTGGGAGGAGATTGAAACAGCACTCGGCCGCGACAAGTTCAGTGCTTTGTTCACGCACATCCGGATGATCTATGAGCGTGACAAACCTCGCTCTGCGCTTGAAAGCGGCTTTCCTGTTCATGTCCCAGTGTTTCGCGATAATCCGGTCGGATTCATTGATGCGGTCTTGGAGCCCTATGCTGACGCTCTGATGTTGGCGATGGATGACCAGAAACTGCGTAAGCGTTTCGGTGCCAAGGGAGCCGATCTGGTGCGCTCCTTGGAGAGATTGGACAACCGGGACTGGTTACCGCCTCTACTGCTTTGCCTGCGCCAGAGCAATGGTGGGGCTGACATCGACGTTCCAGAATTTGTATTCCACCTCGAAAGGCTTGCCTACTTTCTGTTCTTGACACGCGCCGATGTCAACGCACGTATGTCGCGCTATGCCGATGTATTGGACGATCTCGACCCGCCGGCTGAGCCCAGAGTTCGTTTGACCCATCGGGAACGCTCCACAGGATTGGATATTGAGCAGGCTGAAGCGGCGATGCTCTTTGATGCACTGGACGGGAATGTGTACCTCGTCTCTAAGGTAGTTAAACCGCTCCTGCTTCGTCTTGAACAAGCTTCCACCGATGGCTCGGCCAACTACGACTATCCGGTTATTTCGGTTGAGCACGTCTGTCCGCAAACCATCGCGCCTGGGTCGCAGTGGGCGCAATGGTTCCACGATGCTGATGATCATGCGGCCTGGGTGCACAGTCTAGCGAACCTGGTACTGCTCAATTCGCGTAAAAACTCGGCAGCGCAAAACTATGACTTCGATAAGAAGAAGACCAAGTACTTCGCATCCGGTGATACCTGTGCTTTCACCCTCACCAACGAGGTGCGCAGCTATTCCCAGTGGACGCTCACAGAACTGAAAGTCCGCAGGGTGGAGTTGTTTGAGCGATTGGCAAAGGCATGGCGCCTAGAGCAGGGCCTGGAGAAGTGGTGGAGTGAGGAATGA
- a CDS encoding lambda-exonuclease family protein, with product MKATSLNGSTSKKRPALRLVSTKELPREDWLQIRKKGIGSSDAAAAVGLNPYKSQLELWLEKTGRDSNLPKTDPHDEENPTYWGNVLEPIVAWHYSKRTKHKVRRINAVLQHPNPELPWMLANIDREVIGTDEVQILECKTAGINGARLWKEGVPEYVQLQVMHQLAVTGKQAADVAVLLGGQTLEIHRIERDEQMIARLIELERRFWQYVETDTPPPADGSASAELALRCLYPQDNGQVVDFSGNAGLAAAFLELKAVRQSISEKEKREAELKQMLQQAMGESTRADFSSGYVSWRKAKDSTVLDVERLLQEKPYLQARYPKLKEGSRRFLIG from the coding sequence ATGAAAGCAACGTCATTGAATGGCAGCACCAGCAAGAAACGCCCTGCCCTGCGTCTGGTCAGCACCAAGGAGCTGCCGCGCGAGGACTGGCTGCAGATCCGTAAGAAAGGTATCGGCAGTTCGGATGCAGCGGCGGCGGTCGGCCTCAATCCCTACAAATCTCAGCTGGAGCTGTGGCTGGAGAAAACCGGCCGCGACAGCAACCTGCCGAAGACTGATCCCCATGACGAGGAAAACCCGACTTATTGGGGCAACGTGCTGGAGCCCATAGTGGCTTGGCATTACAGCAAGCGCACGAAGCACAAGGTACGTCGCATCAACGCCGTGCTGCAGCATCCTAATCCGGAGTTGCCCTGGATGCTGGCCAACATCGATCGCGAGGTGATTGGTACAGACGAGGTGCAGATCCTCGAATGCAAGACAGCCGGCATAAACGGGGCACGCCTCTGGAAAGAAGGCGTCCCCGAATATGTGCAGTTGCAGGTGATGCACCAGCTCGCCGTAACCGGCAAGCAGGCGGCTGATGTGGCGGTGTTGCTCGGTGGTCAGACGCTGGAGATCCATCGCATCGAGCGGGACGAGCAGATGATCGCTCGCCTCATCGAACTGGAGCGCCGCTTCTGGCAGTACGTCGAAACGGATACCCCACCGCCCGCAGATGGCAGTGCATCGGCTGAGCTGGCGCTGCGTTGCCTGTATCCGCAGGACAACGGCCAGGTCGTCGACTTCAGTGGTAACGCCGGCTTGGCAGCGGCCTTCCTGGAACTGAAGGCTGTGCGTCAATCAATCTCTGAGAAGGAAAAGCGCGAAGCCGAGCTCAAGCAGATGCTGCAGCAAGCCATGGGTGAATCCACCCGTGCCGACTTCTCCAGCGGCTACGTGAGCTGGCGCAAAGCCAAGGACAGCACCGTGCTCGATGTCGAGCGCCTGCTCCAGGAAAAGCCCTACCTGCAGGCCCGCTATCCAAAGCTCAAGGAAGGTAGCCGGCGCTTTCTTATCGGCTGA
- a CDS encoding helix-turn-helix domain-containing protein, producing MPKSEETNLAKVVGLAIARQRMLCELTQEQVAERLGIGGEAVSRIERGIVMPNIERLMQFAEIFGCEAADLLTQASHRPEDQAVRISQMLNQLTPADRQLVLEMIERLTQRLSQD from the coding sequence ATGCCGAAGTCTGAAGAAACGAACCTGGCCAAAGTGGTGGGCTTGGCGATTGCCAGGCAGCGCATGCTGTGCGAACTGACTCAAGAGCAGGTCGCCGAGCGGCTGGGGATTGGTGGTGAAGCGGTGTCGCGTATCGAGCGTGGCATCGTGATGCCTAACATCGAGCGCCTGATGCAGTTCGCCGAGATATTTGGCTGTGAGGCTGCGGATCTGCTGACCCAAGCCAGCCACCGGCCTGAAGACCAGGCCGTGCGTATCAGCCAGATGCTCAACCAGCTCACACCAGCAGATCGTCAGCTGGTGCTGGAGATGATCGAGCGTCTCACCCAACGCCTGAGTCAGGATTGA
- a CDS encoding dsDNA nuclease domain-containing protein: MESNDSGGVAAKHGFLFQDCVAAYHVTRMLRDKTIRSVRCEVTDDIDIVSDGHVDFVQVKSTEKTRWNISDIVKNSKGADKKTIPCSSILHKSMQCESDPGLSRRYSIITEDKVNKTLEYLTISPTARAGKSGRQELIDDLNKRTGGYQTASGVSVAAWVDAAIWQVYHSVRELELLGIKNIRMASQDLHGVILSSETVAEDIWRRILDTVTRKGEHSRRIHSVDDKSYTRPDLFDWFKLRVEDDQSRSGRKIYVRRDLPHILMPFRAPLASVCAKRKGQVLHQQYSLKRYRYKHIVDNVCQWLDEVFLRPKEMADIHKLTLVEKRERLRTSVFKSLHDVGEFLGRVLLHATIRQHHESQPIPCMLHVERPGPEKILENVHIVRRDPEGDQLWIGFSELVTDTDIAVRLPEIRDRLYEDISDCFDSARSKILDVKDDDYLLRHDIDEILDGSRPFDAHLDRFTFVLFVGYDSHLLTDPETPGHEDELERETVALFEQFAADLMENSPFADLCVHVFLYPAPSLERLTKLVEEKVRAVV; the protein is encoded by the coding sequence ATGGAATCAAATGATTCGGGCGGTGTTGCCGCCAAGCACGGTTTTCTATTCCAAGACTGTGTAGCCGCTTACCATGTAACTCGAATGCTTCGTGATAAGACTATCCGCAGTGTTCGCTGCGAGGTCACAGACGATATCGACATCGTATCTGACGGGCACGTCGACTTCGTGCAGGTGAAAAGTACCGAGAAAACGCGCTGGAATATCTCCGACATCGTCAAGAATTCCAAGGGGGCCGATAAGAAAACAATCCCCTGCAGTTCGATATTGCACAAATCGATGCAGTGCGAGTCCGATCCCGGTCTGTCCCGAAGGTATTCGATCATCACCGAAGATAAGGTGAACAAAACTCTGGAGTACCTGACAATCAGCCCAACAGCCAGGGCGGGTAAGTCCGGAAGGCAGGAACTGATCGACGACCTCAACAAGCGCACGGGGGGCTACCAGACTGCGTCAGGTGTGAGCGTCGCCGCCTGGGTCGACGCGGCCATCTGGCAGGTCTATCACTCAGTCCGCGAACTGGAACTTCTGGGGATCAAAAACATACGGATGGCCTCCCAGGATCTGCACGGCGTAATTCTCAGTTCTGAAACCGTCGCCGAAGACATATGGCGACGTATCCTCGACACCGTGACGCGCAAGGGCGAGCATTCACGGCGGATCCACAGTGTTGATGACAAGTCCTACACCCGACCTGACCTCTTTGATTGGTTCAAGTTGCGCGTCGAGGATGACCAGTCTCGATCAGGCCGAAAGATCTATGTCAGACGGGACTTGCCCCACATCCTTATGCCATTTAGAGCACCTTTGGCTTCGGTCTGCGCTAAGCGTAAGGGGCAGGTTCTGCATCAGCAGTATTCACTTAAGCGATACCGCTACAAACACATCGTGGACAACGTCTGCCAATGGTTGGATGAGGTCTTTCTTCGGCCAAAAGAAATGGCCGATATCCACAAGCTGACGCTCGTGGAAAAGCGCGAGCGGCTGCGAACGTCTGTCTTCAAATCACTCCACGATGTTGGGGAGTTTCTAGGCCGCGTGCTATTGCACGCCACGATCAGGCAGCACCATGAAAGCCAGCCCATACCCTGCATGCTGCACGTGGAAAGACCAGGGCCAGAAAAAATCCTTGAAAACGTGCACATCGTTCGCCGCGATCCGGAAGGTGATCAACTCTGGATTGGCTTCAGCGAGTTAGTGACTGATACCGACATCGCTGTCCGGTTGCCGGAGATACGGGATCGTCTCTATGAGGACATCTCGGATTGCTTCGATTCTGCGCGCAGCAAGATCCTCGACGTCAAAGACGATGACTACCTGCTTCGCCATGACATCGACGAAATCCTCGATGGCAGCCGGCCCTTTGATGCCCACCTTGATCGCTTCACTTTCGTCCTATTCGTAGGATATGACTCTCACCTGCTTACCGACCCTGAAACACCGGGGCACGAAGATGAATTGGAGCGGGAAACGGTAGCGCTATTTGAGCAATTCGCCGCCGACCTCATGGAGAATTCTCCGTTCGCGGATCTGTGCGTACACGTATTTCTCTACCCCGCTCCGAGCCTTGAGCGGCTAACCAAATTGGTCGAGGAAAAAGTAAGGGCGGTGGTATGA
- a CDS encoding DUF932 domain-containing protein, producing the protein MAHQVEQMAYVGATPWHGLGNNLPRKQPIEVWQREAGMDWQIMESPVHFKSDAVGHLGAIHSFPEQKVLYRSDTKAPLSVVSNRYHTVQPREVLEFYRDLTEVSGYELETAGVLKGGRKFWALARTGQGASIKGNDRVNGYLLLATSCDGTLATTATPTTVRVVCNNTLTVALDGTSRAIKVPHNTRFDPKVVKKQLGIAVSQWDDFMYRMRALAERKVQWHEALGYFMNVLCEVSPTGQLPEQLPNERALRRVQELYEGRGRGSDLESARGTAWGLLNAVTEYVDHERRARSTEYRLDSAWFGQGAQVKQRALDAALQLVA; encoded by the coding sequence ATGGCTCATCAAGTCGAACAAATGGCCTACGTCGGCGCCACTCCCTGGCATGGCTTGGGCAACAACCTGCCTCGCAAGCAACCTATCGAGGTCTGGCAGCGTGAAGCCGGCATGGACTGGCAAATCATGGAAAGCCCCGTGCACTTCAAGTCCGATGCAGTCGGGCACCTGGGCGCGATCCATTCCTTCCCAGAGCAGAAGGTGCTCTACCGCTCCGATACCAAGGCTCCGTTATCGGTCGTCTCCAACCGCTATCACACCGTGCAACCGCGCGAGGTGCTGGAGTTCTATCGCGATCTGACCGAAGTATCCGGTTATGAGCTGGAAACGGCAGGCGTGCTCAAGGGCGGTCGTAAGTTCTGGGCGCTGGCGCGTACCGGACAAGGCGCTTCAATCAAGGGCAACGACCGGGTGAACGGCTACTTGCTGCTGGCGACTTCCTGTGACGGCACCCTGGCGACCACGGCGACACCAACCACCGTGCGCGTGGTGTGCAACAACACCCTGACGGTGGCCCTGGACGGCACCAGCCGTGCGATCAAGGTGCCACATAACACCCGCTTCGATCCGAAGGTGGTGAAGAAGCAACTCGGCATCGCCGTCTCGCAATGGGACGACTTCATGTACCGCATGCGCGCACTGGCTGAACGCAAGGTGCAGTGGCATGAGGCCTTGGGCTACTTCATGAACGTGCTGTGCGAGGTCAGTCCGACCGGGCAATTGCCCGAGCAGTTGCCCAACGAACGCGCTTTGCGCCGCGTGCAGGAGCTGTACGAAGGACGCGGGCGTGGTTCGGATCTGGAGTCGGCTCGCGGCACTGCATGGGGCCTGCTCAACGCGGTGACCGAGTACGTCGATCATGAGCGTCGTGCTCGCAGCACCGAGTACCGCCTTGACTCGGCCTGGTTTGGCCAAGGCGCTCAGGTCAAGCAACGCGCTCTGGATGCGGCCCTGCAATTGGTCGCCTGA
- the radC gene encoding RadC family protein: MKFHKLRAGEVAGSYLVDSPVSENDILRIAQQLATHRLSKGRALTDPHKVREHLQVLLQDLPHEVFAVLLLDSKHRVISFEELFRGTLDAASVYPREVIKTVLTQNAAAVILVHNHPSGDPTPSQADIRLTQTLKNALAMVGTTTLDHFIVGSEGIVSLAEQGLL; the protein is encoded by the coding sequence ATGAAATTTCACAAGCTCAGAGCCGGTGAAGTCGCCGGCAGTTACCTGGTGGATTCGCCCGTCAGCGAAAACGACATCCTGCGCATAGCCCAGCAGTTAGCCACACACCGACTGAGTAAAGGCCGCGCGCTGACTGATCCACACAAAGTCAGGGAGCACCTGCAGGTGTTGCTGCAGGATCTGCCACACGAAGTCTTCGCGGTGTTGCTGCTCGACAGCAAACACCGAGTGATCAGCTTCGAGGAGCTGTTTCGCGGCACCCTCGACGCAGCCAGCGTCTATCCGCGTGAAGTGATCAAAACAGTGCTAACGCAAAACGCCGCGGCTGTGATCCTGGTGCACAACCATCCTTCCGGCGATCCCACGCCCAGCCAGGCAGATATACGCCTGACACAGACACTCAAAAACGCCCTGGCCATGGTCGGCACCACCACGCTGGACCACTTCATCGTGGGGTCAGAAGGCATCGTGTCGCTGGCTGAACAGGGCTTGCTCTAA
- a CDS encoding DEAD/DEAH box helicase, translating to MTQVYEQAKHSLQSEDFSSFRYLSAINTLLSNPVSYDLGRDLIVRALDARDRFSDHIILLKNMVRKAGLFPYLKKEFSDLTPEELRVLDLYRTPFSNSYVFHSMQFHIFDLLKAGQNVVLSAPTSMGKSAIVDSLLGLGDIKRLVLVVPTVALADETRRRLQVRFGERYQIIHHSSQECHSDRVIYVLTQERVNERDDIADIDLFVIDEFYKLAFRELKNGKVDYKDERVIELNIALSKLLKVSKQFYLTGPFVNSIRGLEKLGYPHTFISTDFNTVALDVQTFGIKANEDEAKLNALAEIARACVGATIIYCKSPTVAGLVARELIRLGHGTPTESPHIDWVSKEFDADWDYTIALKNGIGLHFGALPRALQQYTADQFNAGNLRFLLCTSTIIEGVNTVAKNVVIYDNRDGTRSIDKFTHGNIKGRAGRMGVHFVGKIFCLEEIPEDNLNQEVEIPLGIQDVKTPINLLASVQPDHLSEFSQDRFDEVFTSDRVSIDLVKKHSYFRVEQFEELQSMVEMMDDTEFATLVFHWAPATNFLKTFAKIIARLVPQTFTRNGVTVKPTDVMVAKLAGYLNASSYSDYLKSQIDYARKWVAEGEKRTLSGALNNDLKIITNTFGYTLPKLLSLMEDVVKRQALKQGIRSKIDYTHVKMAFESFHLPAGVNALEEIGIPIQTLHRLADLLEFPNQADVDQLGQYLRDTQEVWSRSIGYVDLTFIRRALGIG from the coding sequence ATGACACAGGTGTATGAACAGGCGAAGCACAGCCTGCAGAGTGAGGATTTCTCGTCCTTCAGGTACCTATCCGCGATCAACACGTTGCTGTCCAACCCTGTGTCGTACGACCTGGGCCGAGACTTAATCGTACGGGCCCTAGATGCGCGCGATCGTTTCTCTGACCACATTATCCTCCTGAAAAATATGGTGAGAAAAGCAGGCCTGTTCCCATACCTGAAAAAGGAGTTCTCCGACCTTACGCCGGAAGAGCTGAGGGTTCTGGATTTGTACCGTACGCCGTTCTCGAACAGTTACGTTTTTCACTCGATGCAATTCCACATATTCGATCTGCTCAAGGCTGGTCAGAATGTGGTGCTCAGCGCGCCTACAAGCATGGGAAAAAGCGCCATCGTGGACTCGCTGCTTGGCCTGGGTGACATAAAGCGGCTCGTCTTGGTTGTTCCGACCGTGGCGCTTGCCGACGAAACGCGTCGCCGCTTGCAGGTGCGGTTCGGCGAGCGTTACCAGATCATTCACCACAGCTCGCAAGAGTGTCATTCCGATCGGGTCATCTACGTCCTGACGCAGGAGCGGGTGAACGAGCGAGACGACATTGCCGATATCGACCTCTTCGTCATCGACGAGTTTTACAAGCTGGCATTCCGAGAACTCAAAAACGGCAAAGTGGATTACAAGGACGAGCGAGTTATTGAGCTCAATATCGCGCTGAGCAAGCTGCTGAAAGTCTCCAAGCAGTTCTACCTGACCGGGCCGTTCGTCAACAGCATTCGCGGACTAGAAAAACTTGGCTACCCACACACTTTCATTTCCACCGACTTCAACACGGTCGCACTCGATGTCCAGACCTTTGGCATCAAAGCGAATGAGGATGAAGCGAAACTCAACGCGCTGGCGGAAATTGCGCGCGCATGTGTCGGCGCAACGATCATCTACTGCAAGTCGCCAACTGTGGCCGGGCTCGTTGCACGCGAGCTGATCAGGCTCGGACATGGCACGCCGACTGAGAGTCCTCATATCGATTGGGTGAGCAAAGAGTTCGATGCCGATTGGGACTACACCATTGCCCTGAAGAACGGCATTGGGTTGCATTTTGGTGCGCTGCCGAGGGCCCTACAGCAATACACTGCCGACCAGTTCAATGCGGGAAACCTGCGCTTCTTACTCTGCACCTCCACTATCATCGAAGGCGTTAACACCGTCGCGAAGAATGTCGTGATTTACGATAACCGTGATGGTACTCGCAGTATCGACAAATTCACCCACGGAAATATCAAGGGGCGCGCCGGGCGGATGGGCGTTCACTTCGTGGGAAAAATCTTCTGTCTGGAGGAAATTCCGGAGGACAATCTCAACCAAGAGGTGGAGATTCCGCTCGGTATTCAAGACGTCAAAACCCCGATCAACCTCCTAGCGAGCGTTCAGCCAGATCATCTGTCCGAGTTTTCACAGGATCGCTTCGATGAAGTTTTCACGAGTGATCGCGTCTCTATTGACCTCGTGAAGAAACACTCGTACTTCCGCGTTGAGCAGTTCGAAGAGCTGCAAAGCATGGTCGAGATGATGGACGACACCGAATTCGCCACTCTGGTGTTTCACTGGGCTCCTGCGACTAATTTCCTCAAGACCTTCGCGAAGATCATCGCCAGGCTGGTACCCCAAACGTTCACTCGCAACGGAGTCACGGTTAAACCAACGGACGTTATGGTCGCCAAGCTCGCTGGCTACCTCAACGCTTCGAGCTATTCGGACTACCTGAAAAGCCAGATTGATTACGCACGGAAATGGGTGGCTGAAGGGGAGAAGCGCACGCTTTCCGGCGCGCTCAACAATGATTTGAAGATCATTACCAATACCTTCGGTTACACGTTACCCAAGCTGCTCAGCTTGATGGAGGATGTCGTCAAGCGCCAAGCGCTGAAGCAAGGTATCCGCAGCAAGATCGATTACACGCACGTCAAAATGGCATTCGAAAGCTTCCATCTACCAGCAGGCGTCAATGCCCTGGAGGAGATCGGTATTCCCATTCAGACGTTACACCGTCTGGCAGACTTGCTGGAATTTCCCAATCAGGCTGATGTAGATCAGTTGGGCCAGTATCTTCGGGATACTCAGGAAGTCTGGAGTCGGTCGATTGGGTACGTGGATTTGACTTTCATCAGGCGCGCGCTCGGTATTGGATGA